The genomic window GGAATGGAAGAGCTGGGTATGCTTCCGAAGGGGGCCACGTCGGCCGAAGTATTCATTCCGTTCTTTGACGCCGGGCGGCTCACCGACTATCTGCGATTGGCGGCGCGGTTGCGGAGCGCCGGTTTTCGCGTCGAGTTCTTTCCGGAGCCAAAGAAACTCGGCCAGCAGTTGAAATATGCCGATCGCCGGGGCTTCCGCGTGGCCTTGATCGCGGGTGAGAATGAATTCGCCGCTGGACAGATTCAAATCAAGAATCTCGCGACGTCCCAAACGCAAACGGTGGCGCTCAAGCCAGACGCTGCGGCCCTGATTTGTGAGCTATCGAAACAATTGAAGAGCGGTGAAGACTGACCACCTCCGATCTCCGACCTCTGACCTCTGACCTCTAACATGGCTAATCGCGAGAATCCGTACGAAGCGGCGTTCGAGGAGTATCTCCGCGCACGGCGGATTCCCTATGTCGCCGTGGATGAATCGAAGCGCAGCCTGTTGGGAGACGGATCGCTCAAGAGCCTCGATTTTATCGTCTCGAAGCCGGGCGGGGCGTCCTGGTTGGTGGACGTGAAGGGGAGGCGCTTTCCGACGGCCTCCTGTGAAGGGAAGCAATACTGGAAGAATTGGTCCACCCGCGACGATCTGCGAAGCCTGGCGGCCTGGCAGCGGCTGTTCGGCAACGGCTTCCAGAGCTTGCTCGTGTTCGCGTACGATGTGCTGGGAGAACGTGCGCCGCTGCCGGCCGAGCAATTGTTCGAGTGCCGCGGGGCGCTGTATGGTTTTGTCGCCTTGCGGCTGGAGGACTACGCCTTTCACGCCCGTCCCATCTCGCTCGCCTGGGACACCGTGGCGATGCCAACCGCCCGTTTCCGGCAATTGGCCGTTCCGATTGAAACGCTCTTCTTGGGGCAGCCGCCGGCCGAGCTGACCGCTTAAGCCGCGAGGAGCCAGAGGTCGGAGGTCGGAAGTCGGGACGACAGCGTCGGGGCAGTATGGCGCGCAGTCCTCTGGCTCGCGGTAATCCGATTTGGTAGCCTTCTGCGAAATCATGCGAAGGTTGCTAACCGTCATTGGACTCGATGGAGCGAGTTTTGCGCAAAATAGTGCGGTCGTTGCAAAGCACCGCTCGGTGGCTCGCCGGCGGTTCGCGCGGGCGGGCGATTCGGCTCATTCCGCGGCGGGAGCCGACCGGCGACGTATTGTTGTCGTACATTACGCGCCCGTTCGTTGCCTCCGGCCGCGTCGAGGCCGATGCGCACACGAATGTCTGGGAATGCCGGCAGATCGCCCAAACGTTTCTCGACTTCGGCTACGCGGTCGATGTGATCGATTGGAACAACCTTCGCTTCCGACCGGCAAGACCCTATCGCTTTTTGGTTGACATCGGCGCGAGCCTCGAGCGGCTTGCGCCAATGGTCGGGCCCGATTGCACCAAGATTCTGCACGCCACCGGCAAGCATTGGTTGTTTCAGAACCGGGCCGAGTACGAGCGGCTCGCAGCGCTCATGGCGCGGCGCGGCGTCGCGTTGCAACCGCGGAGAATTGCCCCGGCCGGATCGGGGGTCGAAGCGGCCGATTGCCTCACCGTGCTCGGCAACGAGCTGACGATCGCCACGCTCGCCTACTCCCGCAAGCCCTGCTACCGAATCCCGCTTTCGACCACCGCCGAGTTCCCGTGGGATGATGCCAAGGATTTTGCGGCCTGCCGAAGGCGGTTCGTCTGGTTCGGCTCGAGCGGGATGGTGCACAAAGGGCTCGATCTCGCGCTCGAAGCGTTCGCCGCGACGCCCGATCTGCACCTGACGGTCTGCGGACCGGTCGATCAGGAGCGTGACTTCGCCGATTTCTACCGCCGCGAACTGTACCACGCGCCGAACATCCGCACGGTCGGCTGGGTGGACGTGGCCGGCGACGTGTTCGCGCAAATCGTCCGCTCGAGCGGCGCGATCGTATATCCGTCGTGCTCCGAAGGCTGCGCCGGCTCCGTCGTCACCAGCCTGCACGCGGGACTGGTGCCGATCATCAGCCGGGAATCGGGAGTCGACGTCGGCGACTTCGGCGTGATCCTCCCGCGCTCGACCGTCGCCGACGTTCGGGCCGCGGCAATTGACTTCAGCCGCCGCCCCGGGGACGAGCTTCGCCGCCGCAGCCGGGCGGCCTGGGAATACGCCCGCTCCTATCACACCCGGGCTCGCTTCGCGGCCGAGTTCCGCGCGGTGGTCGAGGACTTGCTCGGCGCAAAGACCACGCGGTTGCCAGCCGCGGCGCGATTGAGTTTCTCGGCCACGGATGAACGCGGATGAATGCAGATCAGCCAAGGAACGGTAGGGTGCGTCAAGTCCGCGCAGACGCAACGGACCCCGCCATAGCGCGCGATTGATGCCGCGTCATGGTGCGTCTGCTCAGAGCCTTGACGCACCCTATGCATTCGCTCAGTTGACCGTACACGGTTCGTCATTCAATACCGCTGCACGCGGCGCATCAGCCAGGCGCCGCAAACGGCGAGAATGGCGTTGCCGATCCAGACCGACCACGCCGGCAGGATGCCGAGCTTCGCCTGATCGACGCCGAGGAACAAGAGCGGATAGTAAATCAGCAGGATCGGCATGAAGCAAGCGAAGAAGCTGGTCAAGAAATCGGAGTTTCGCAGGATGATCCCGGCGGGCGCTCCGAGCAGCACGAAGCAGAGGCAGCTAAACCCATTCGCCCAGCGGCGCGACGGCTCGATCAGCAGGCGGTAGAACCGCACTCGCTCCTCGTCCAGCCGCCTCTCGTCGGCCGCCCATTGGCCCCCCGCCAGCCCGGAGAAATCTCCCGTGGTCAACTGCTCGGAGGCCAGAAGGGCCATTTTTTGCTGGATTTGCGCGATGCGGTCTTGCGAGGCCTTGATCTCGCCGGGCACCTGCGACATCGCCAAGTCGGAAGCTCCCTTGGTGGTGCGGCGGCTCGCTTCGTCCAGCGGCATGACGCGCTCGAACGTTCCCGGAATGAACCCGCCGACGCCTCCCACGTCGATCGTGCCATTGAGACCAACGATCGTCAGCGTGGCGGCCTTCAGGTCGCTCCGCAACTCCGCTTCCTCGCAAGTGATCGTCACGGAGGGGCTGTCGTCGGAGGAGCTGAATGTGAAGGTGGGCCGGATCAGTCTCTTTCCGTCGACGCGCCAGACGTTGATTCCAAACTGCTTGCTGTCGTAGTGGCGCTGAAGCGCGAGCTTGGAATAGACGATCTCCTCGACCGACTCGATCACGACCCGCCGCGCCCCGTCGCGCCCCCAAGAGCAGGCCACGTCGTTGAGCACTACGCAGACCAGGCTGAGCACGAATGCGAACACGAACGTCGGCATGAGGATCACCAACGGCGAAATGCCCATCGCCTTGATCGCCACCACTTCGTTCGTCGACGCCATCCGCCCGTAGACGCTGCACGTGGCGAACAAGATCGTGCCCGGAACGGAAAACCGCAGCGCCTCGGGCAAGACAAAGGGCAAGAGCAGAAGAATCTGCTTCAGCCCCAACCCCTGCGAATACGCCTCTTTCGTAACGCTCACCAGGATCATGAACAGCGTCATCGCGGTCAAAGTGATCAGAAACACCTTGACGATCTCGAACAGCACGTAGCGGGTCAGCACTCGCATCGACCGGCGATACTTTCGTCATTTACCACTAGGCGGCTCGCGCCGGTCGGGTTTCCGTTCGATCGAGCGCCATGGGCACAATCGGGGCCGGCCGCTCGAGCGCCGGTTCGGTCCTGAAGATATCGGTAAGCTGGCGCGACCAGCCTGAGGCGGCCAGTTGCTCCGACATGATCAGAACCGCGAGCGGATAAAGATGCAACATCAGCCGCGTCGTCGAGGTGAGCAACTGATAGCGGAGATGCAATGGGGTGACGACGAGCACGGCCAGATACGCGGCGGCCATGCCGCCGGCCGTCAGCCGCCAGAGCCAGACGTGGGCCGGCAGCCTCCCTCGCCGGAGCAAACAGAGCGCAGCGAATAGGCAGGGCCAGATCAGGTTCCAAAAGCGAACCCTAAAGAATTCTTCGCTCGCGTAAATCAGCACGGGCCAGGGCCGATCGGCCAATTGTTTCAACCATTTCCAATCGAGCGCGGCCGCATACGACGGGTAGTAAGGTGAGTTGGGCATTCCGCGATGCGCCTCGGTGCCCAACGCGATCGCCCCGCCGACGATCGCCACCACGGGCAAGATCGTTGCCGCTCGCGGCCAAAACGAGCGGCTGCGTACAAGAAGCACGATCGCCAGCGAACCTCCGCAGACGGCGATCCACAGCATCCCTTCCGACTTGGTCAACGCCGCCGCCCCCAGCAGCACGCCGGCGCTCGCGGCGCCGCGCCAGCTCGGCCAAGCGAGCCAGCGCGTCAATTCCAACACCCCGCCGAACAGAAATGCCGCCAGCGGCAAATCGGCCGATCCCGAAAACCCGGCCCCCTCGAAGCAGCAGAGGAGGATCGGGGTCTGCAAAAACAACAGCGCTGAGACCGCCACGAAGCCGGGCGAGTCGAACCGTTTTGCCGCACCGGCGTAAATCGAGGCCGCCGCCAGAGCAAAGCCGACGAACAGAAACTTTAGCCCCGGCGCCTCATACGTCTGCTCGGCCCAATCCATCTCCGCTTCCAACAGCGGCAGAAGCAGCGGATAGGTCGGATTGAAGTTGACCCGCGTCACGTCTTGAAAATCTTCGTTGCGGACCGTGCCGGAATCGTATAGCATCCGGGCCTTCAAGGCATAAATGCTCCGCGCATCGTAGCCGGTGAGTTCGCTGCGGGCCGAATGGAGCACCGCCGGAGCTAGCGCAATCCCGAGCGCGATTTTTCCCGCCAGCGGCAAATCCCGCACCCAGGCGAACAGCCGCGGCCGTCGGCGCCGGCGCCACCATCCGATGCCGAGCCAACACCAGGCGGCCAGGCCGGCCTCGGCTACGATCAGAAAGCTCAGATGCGTGATCCGCCCATCGATGGCCAACGGCACGTGCAGCGCGATCCCGACGATGGCCGCTCCCAGCAAATACGCCCAGCCGAGCGAAAGGTCCATTGGATCGCGATCTGGCCCGGAACGCAGCCAGCGCTCGGCCACTGCTCCGATGCCAGTCACCGCGATGAGAAACAGCGCGATCCCGATCCAATGAATCATCGCACGCGCTCCAGGTGGGATCGAGCCAGATCGTATTCATCGAATGTCACGACGTAGTCGATGCGATGGTTTCGGATAAAGTCCTGCTCGTCGATCGATGCGGTGGGCAGCCGCTGCCGCCAAAAATCCAGTTTCCGGTCCTCGGGAATGTCGCGTAACTGGGGCTGAACGTGCCAACTTCCGGCGAGCGCCGTCAACTCCTGCGGCAACATGAAGACGGGCCGTGGATACACCTCGTAGGCAAATCGCAGCGCGGCCGTTTGACCGTGGTACAGAATGCGGGCGTTGGGCGGCAGTTGTTCGCTGACGCGGCGGGCGAAGCATTCGAGATTCGGCACGCTCTGGCCGTTGACATTGTAAGCCGCGGTCCGATACGAATGCTCCTGCGCCTGCCGCTCTTGCGCGAGGTACGACGGGTAGCTTTGCCAAAACCTCAGGACGAACAGAGCCTGCAAGGCGACGAACGCGAAAACCAACCGCTCGCGCCAGCCCCAACGGCTCCAGAGATCGCGAAAATGTCGCCAGACGCCCGGCGCCTGTTGGCCGATCCCGTTGCCATATCCCTCCAGCCGGCGCAACCGCCGCTTCAGCCATTGGCCGTACCCGTCGAAGGTCATCCGCCACATGATGTAGCCGACGATCAGCCCGAAGACCGGATTCCGGACGCTCCGCAAGCTGAGCGCCATCGGCCCGATTTCCCATTGGCTGGGCGCTAGCGTGGCAGCCGCGGTCAGCAGACCGCAAAGCAACATCAGCGCAAAGCCGAGACGATTGATCCACCATCGGGCCCGCGGCGAAAGCATGGCTCGCTCCATCGGATTTCTCTCACGCGGCCAGCGATATCCGGCCGGCGGGCAGGTGATCGACCACGAAGTCGATCTGTTGCTCGGTCAGCTCGGGAAACATGGGAAGGCTCAGGCACTCGTCGGCCCAGGCCTCAGATTCCCGGAGCGAGCGGCCTTGCGGCGCCAAGTTTCGATACGCGCGGAGCCGATGAACGGGGAATGGATAGTGGATTCCGGCCTGCACCTGATGCTGCTCGAGCCATTGCAGCTTGGCCGCTCGGTCCGGGACGCGGACCGCGTATAAGTGATAGACGTGCTCGCTTCCCGCTTCGACCGCGCCGGGGACCACGATATCGCGATGGCCGCGCAACCGCCGATCGTAGGCCGCCGCATGGGTTCGCCGCTGGGAATTCCAACGGGCGAGGTGCTTGAGCTTCACCTGGAGCACCGCCGCCTGAATCGTGTCGAGCCGGCTGTTGAGCGCAACTTCTTCGTGATGATATTTCTTGCGCGAACCCCAATTGCGCATCAGCCGGAGCCGATCGGATAGGGCGGCGTCGGCCGTTGTGATCGCGCCGCCGTCGCCATAGGCCCCGAGGTTCTTGCCCGGATAAAAACTGAACGCGGCGGCATGGCCGAGCGAGCCGGCCGGGCGGCCCTTGTAGACGGCGCCGTGCGCTTGGCAGGCGTCTTCGACGATCACCAGGTCGTGGGCCGCCGCGATCTCGCGGATCTTGTCCATGTCGGCGCAGCGCCCATACAGGTGCACCGGCAGAATGGCGCGCGTCCGCGTCGTGATGGCCGCTTCGATTTGATCCGGATCGATCAGGCCATCCTCGCGCCGCACGTCGCAGAGCACCGGCTTGGCCCCGGCCAGGCTCACTCCCAAGGCGCTGGCCACGAACGTGAACGCGGGCACGATCACTTCGTCCCCCGAGCCGATCTCCAGCGCCCGAAAAATCAGGTGCAGCGCATCGGTGCCGCTGGCCACTCCAACGCAATGTTGCACCCCGCAGAAGTCGGCGAACGCCGCCTCGAATTGCGCGACCGGCGGCCCAAGGATGAAGCACGTCTCATCCAATACGTCCTGCAACGCGGCATTGATCTCTTCGCGAATCGACGCGTACTGAGCCTTGAGGTCGACAAGTGGAATCATGGCATCTGAGGGGATCGGAGGTCGGAGATCGGAGGTCAGAGGTCGTTAGGCCCGCGGCTTGCCGCGGAGTGGCTTACTTTCGTACTTCGTACTTAGCACTTCGTACTTATTATGCGGCTCGCGCGAGGTCGCGCTTCGACGGAGCAACGGGGGTCAAGATCGAACGGTTGCGCATCGACCGCTGCGCCGCCTCGAGCGCGCTCACGACGCGCAGGCCAACCTGGCCGCTGTTGAGCGGCTGGGCCGTGCCTTCGATGCAATCCAGGAAATGCTGGCATTCGGCGTCGAGCGGCTGGGCGGCGTCGATCCTCGGGATCACCACGTCGCCGCTGCGGACCAGCAGGCGGAATGCCCCAAAGCTATCGGCATAAGCCGGGCCGCGCTCGACGTCGACCGATTTGTGATAGATCCGCACTGGCTCGTTCAGGTCCATGTCGTTCCAGACGACCATCTGCCGCTCGCCGACGACCGTGATTTCGCGCACCTTTTGCGGGTTGAGCCAGCTCGCGTGGACGCAGGCCTGCACCTGCTTGGGATAAGCGAAGTTGGCCACGACGACGTCTTCAACGTTGGGATTGAGATACGACGTGCCGCAGGCGGTCACTTGCAGCGGCTCGGAGCCGAGCCAATAGTTGAAGATGCTCACGTCGTGCGACCCCAAGTCCCACAAGGCATTGACGTCCGAGCGAAACGGTCCCAAGTTGGTCCGCGAGGAAAAGATGTAGCGAATGCTCCCCAAGTCCCCGCGGTCGATCAGCCCCTTCACCGCGCGGATGCCGTTGTTGAACAAGAACACGTGGCCGACGCAGAGCACCTGCCGCCGCTCGTCAGCCAGAGCGACCAATTCTTCCGCCTCGTCCAAACGCGCGGCCAGCGGCTTTTCCACGAGGACGTGCTTGCCGGCCAGCAGGGCCGCCTTCGTCAAGGAATAGTGCGTCTCAGTCGGCGTGGCGATCACGACCGCCTCGGCGGCCGGATCGGTGGCCGTAGCCTGCGGATCGCTGCTACAACGAATCGAGGCGGAGATATTGCGCCGCACGGTAGCCAGCCGCGCGTCGGAAAGATCGCAGACCGTGCCGACCCCAGCACGCTGGCTGTTGATGAACGCCCGGACCAGATTCGGTCCCCAATGCCCCAAGCCGATGAAGTTGACCGTTGTCACGCGACTGGCTCCGCTAACAAGTGCGAATTACAGAGTACGTTTCTAACGCCGTAGCCCGAGTCCCAGGAGCACAACCGGCCGCAAGATGTCCCACCAGCCGACAACCGGTTTCATCTTCGTAATGCCGAGCTTCTTGGGGGGGTAGATCTTGGTGCAGGGCACTTCGGCGTGCCGGTAGCCGCAAACGAGCATTTTGTAGAGCAAGTAAACTTCCAGGCCGTACCCATCGAGCCACTTCTGATCGAGTCGGATTCTCGGGTCGTCGAGGCAGGAGAGCCGGACGGCGCGAAATCCGTTCGTCGTTTCGGTAAGCCGCTTGCGAGTTGCCAGGCTCATCAGCCAGGGATGCAGTCGCGTGGCCACTTTGCGATAGGCCGGCATGTCTCCCCCATATCCGCCGCCGCCAAGGAACCGCGAGCCGATCACCAAGTCCTGCTGCTCGGCGCAGATTGGATCGAGTAGTCGCGGAATCTCGGCCGGGTTGTCTTTATTGTTGCCGGCCATGATGACGGCGATCTCGAACCCTTCGCGCCGCGCATATTGCAGACCGCTCCGCAGCGCGCTCCCCACCCCCAGCACCCGCCCGAGCGACAACACCTCAGCCCCGCCGGACCGGGCCACCTCGGCCGTCCGATCGATCGAGCCGTCGTCGACGACCAACAGGCGGTCGACGATGTCGCGCGGCGTGCGCGCGACCACTTGTCCGATCTTCTGCTGCTCGTTGTAAGCAGGCACGATCGCGATGATTCGCCGGCCTTGGTACATTTGGGTCCCTAACGATTTCTGAAACTTCGACCTAGACGTGGCCGACGCTGCTAGCGTCGGATACAGACGCTGGCAGCGTCCGCCACGAGGTCGCTCAGGCCGACATCCGCGCCGCGCACTCCACGAGCGTTTCTTCGTACTTCGCACTTCGCACTTCGTACTGGAGCCCGCACTGCGGGCAACACCGCGTCGGATCGAGCCGACCTCCGCAGGCGCAGGCCCAACCGACAACGCGGGCCGGATTGCCGACCACCATCCGATGCGGCGGAACGTCGCGGGTCACGACCGTGCCAGCCCCGACCATCGCGAAATCGCCAATCGTCACTCCGCACACGACGATCGCCCCGGCCCCCAGGCTCGCCCCGCGGCCGACCGTCGTCGCAACGCGCCAACCGGACGGATCGACATAGCGAGCGGCCACTACCGGCATCCGCGGACTGCGCGGCGTTCGATCGTTGGTGAAAATCACGCCCGGCCCGATGAAGACGTCGTCGGCGATCGTGACTCCGTCCCAGATCATCGCTTGATTCTTGACAGTCACGCGGTCGCCGAGCGTGGCACCCGACTCGATGAAGGCGCCGTCGCCGATGTTGCAATCGCGCCCGACGACGGCCCCGGCCATGACGTGAGCGAAAGCCCAGATGCGCGTCCCCTCTCCGATTTGCGCCGATTCGCAGAGAGCCAATCGGTGAGTAAAGCTGCCCATCCTTGGCGCCCTTGCTCGAAAATGCTCGTGAATTGGGGGAGTTCCCGGCCA from Pirellulales bacterium includes these protein-coding regions:
- a CDS encoding glycosyltransferase family 2 protein, with the translated sequence MYQGRRIIAIVPAYNEQQKIGQVVARTPRDIVDRLLVVDDGSIDRTAEVARSGGAEVLSLGRVLGVGSALRSGLQYARREGFEIAVIMAGNNKDNPAEIPRLLDPICAEQQDLVIGSRFLGGGGYGGDMPAYRKVATRLHPWLMSLATRKRLTETTNGFRAVRLSCLDDPRIRLDQKWLDGYGLEVYLLYKMLVCGYRHAEVPCTKIYPPKKLGITKMKPVVGWWDILRPVVLLGLGLRR
- a CDS encoding HYExAFE family protein; the protein is MANRENPYEAAFEEYLRARRIPYVAVDESKRSLLGDGSLKSLDFIVSKPGGASWLVDVKGRRFPTASCEGKQYWKNWSTRDDLRSLAAWQRLFGNGFQSLLVFAYDVLGERAPLPAEQLFECRGALYGFVALRLEDYAFHARPISLAWDTVAMPTARFRQLAVPIETLFLGQPPAELTA
- a CDS encoding LptF/LptG family permease, whose amino-acid sequence is MRVLTRYVLFEIVKVFLITLTAMTLFMILVSVTKEAYSQGLGLKQILLLLPFVLPEALRFSVPGTILFATCSVYGRMASTNEVVAIKAMGISPLVILMPTFVFAFVLSLVCVVLNDVACSWGRDGARRVVIESVEEIVYSKLALQRHYDSKQFGINVWRVDGKRLIRPTFTFSSSDDSPSVTITCEEAELRSDLKAATLTIVGLNGTIDVGGVGGFIPGTFERVMPLDEASRRTTKGASDLAMSQVPGEIKASQDRIAQIQQKMALLASEQLTTGDFSGLAGGQWAADERRLDEERVRFYRLLIEPSRRWANGFSCLCFVLLGAPAGIILRNSDFLTSFFACFMPILLIYYPLLFLGVDQAKLGILPAWSVWIGNAILAVCGAWLMRRVQRY
- a CDS encoding glycosyltransferase — protein: MQSTARWLAGGSRGRAIRLIPRREPTGDVLLSYITRPFVASGRVEADAHTNVWECRQIAQTFLDFGYAVDVIDWNNLRFRPARPYRFLVDIGASLERLAPMVGPDCTKILHATGKHWLFQNRAEYERLAALMARRGVALQPRRIAPAGSGVEAADCLTVLGNELTIATLAYSRKPCYRIPLSTTAEFPWDDAKDFAACRRRFVWFGSSGMVHKGLDLALEAFAATPDLHLTVCGPVDQERDFADFYRRELYHAPNIRTVGWVDVAGDVFAQIVRSSGAIVYPSCSEGCAGSVVTSLHAGLVPIISRESGVDVGDFGVILPRSTVADVRAAAIDFSRRPGDELRRRSRAAWEYARSYHTRARFAAEFRAVVEDLLGAKTTRLPAAARLSFSATDERG
- a CDS encoding Gfo/Idh/MocA family oxidoreductase yields the protein MTTVNFIGLGHWGPNLVRAFINSQRAGVGTVCDLSDARLATVRRNISASIRCSSDPQATATDPAAEAVVIATPTETHYSLTKAALLAGKHVLVEKPLAARLDEAEELVALADERRQVLCVGHVFLFNNGIRAVKGLIDRGDLGSIRYIFSSRTNLGPFRSDVNALWDLGSHDVSIFNYWLGSEPLQVTACGTSYLNPNVEDVVVANFAYPKQVQACVHASWLNPQKVREITVVGERQMVVWNDMDLNEPVRIYHKSVDVERGPAYADSFGAFRLLVRSGDVVIPRIDAAQPLDAECQHFLDCIEGTAQPLNSGQVGLRVVSALEAAQRSMRNRSILTPVAPSKRDLARAA
- a CDS encoding DegT/DnrJ/EryC1/StrS family aminotransferase — encoded protein: MIPLVDLKAQYASIREEINAALQDVLDETCFILGPPVAQFEAAFADFCGVQHCVGVASGTDALHLIFRALEIGSGDEVIVPAFTFVASALGVSLAGAKPVLCDVRREDGLIDPDQIEAAITTRTRAILPVHLYGRCADMDKIREIAAAHDLVIVEDACQAHGAVYKGRPAGSLGHAAAFSFYPGKNLGAYGDGGAITTADAALSDRLRLMRNWGSRKKYHHEEVALNSRLDTIQAAVLQVKLKHLARWNSQRRTHAAAYDRRLRGHRDIVVPGAVEAGSEHVYHLYAVRVPDRAAKLQWLEQHQVQAGIHYPFPVHRLRAYRNLAPQGRSLRESEAWADECLSLPMFPELTEQQIDFVVDHLPAGRISLAA
- a CDS encoding acyltransferase produces the protein MGSFTHRLALCESAQIGEGTRIWAFAHVMAGAVVGRDCNIGDGAFIESGATLGDRVTVKNQAMIWDGVTIADDVFIGPGVIFTNDRTPRSPRMPVVAARYVDPSGWRVATTVGRGASLGAGAIVVCGVTIGDFAMVGAGTVVTRDVPPHRMVVGNPARVVGWACACGGRLDPTRCCPQCGLQYEVRSAKYEETLVECAARMSA
- a CDS encoding His/Gly/Thr/Pro-type tRNA ligase C-terminal domain-containing protein; protein product: LDALPSLGSVCSGGRYDNLAELYTNQKLPGIGASLGLDRLLAGMEELGMLPKGATSAEVFIPFFDAGRLTDYLRLAARLRSAGFRVEFFPEPKKLGQQLKYADRRGFRVALIAGENEFAAGQIQIKNLATSQTQTVALKPDAAALICELSKQLKSGED